One window of the Bacteroidota bacterium genome contains the following:
- a CDS encoding aspartyl/asparaginyl beta-hydroxylase domain-containing protein → MHKAWYNIYNVHDEYHGTEPPFANPEDFPWMKEFEANHEAIFNELRQYLKAHNLIGYFIKSMVSRENSWKTIPLRTWGIQQFKNQKHFPITYSIIQKYPQILSSSFNLLEAKSSILPHLGDTNTIYRCHLGLEIPAGMPDCAFRVKDEVRPWEKGKWLMFIDSYNHEAYNNSEKDRFIFVVDIVRDEFKNEKEKICATVMTSLFLQKRWQKYTFLKKLSAPTIKLIAQLLHPFTRLAIVCVNLFKVY, encoded by the coding sequence ATGCACAAGGCTTGGTATAACATATATAACGTTCATGACGAATATCATGGAACTGAACCTCCGTTCGCTAATCCGGAAGACTTTCCTTGGATGAAAGAGTTTGAAGCGAACCATGAAGCTATTTTCAACGAATTAAGGCAATACCTGAAGGCACATAACCTGATTGGTTATTTTATCAAATCGATGGTTTCCCGTGAGAACAGCTGGAAAACTATCCCATTAAGAACTTGGGGGATACAACAGTTTAAAAATCAAAAACATTTTCCGATTACGTATTCTATTATACAAAAATACCCTCAAATCCTTTCCTCTTCGTTCAATTTACTAGAGGCCAAAAGCAGCATCTTACCACATTTGGGCGATACGAACACCATTTATCGTTGTCATTTAGGACTAGAAATCCCTGCGGGAATGCCGGATTGTGCGTTCAGGGTAAAAGATGAAGTCCGCCCTTGGGAAAAAGGAAAATGGTTAATGTTTATTGATTCCTATAATCATGAAGCCTACAACAATTCAGAAAAAGACCGCTTTATTTTTGTAGTGGACATTGTTCGTGACGAATTCAAGAATGAGAAAGAAAAAATTTGTGCAACTGTAATGACATCCCTTTTTTTGCAAAAAAGATGGCAAAAATATACTTTTCTAAAAAAATTATCTGCTCCTACTATAAAGCTTATCGCTCAGTTATTGCATCCGTTTACTCGACTAGCAATTGTATGTGTTAACCTCTTCAAAGTTTACTGA